From the Roseibium sp. HPY-6 genome, one window contains:
- the cobU gene encoding bifunctional adenosylcobinamide kinase/adenosylcobinamide-phosphate guanylyltransferase, whose product MSKQPGRRSTLVFGGARSGKSRFAEKLAMDSGLEKVYLATGAAYDTEMADRIAAHKVQRGAGWTTIEEQLDLANLLSSECREDRVVLVDCLTLWLSNITFAEKDVAAECANLCTVIGSLKGPSIFVSNEVGMGIVPENRLSRSFRDAQGRLNQDIAQACGQVVFVGAGLPLLLKPNPQMEITL is encoded by the coding sequence GTGAGTAAACAACCGGGACGAAGGTCCACTCTTGTCTTTGGCGGTGCCCGTTCGGGCAAGAGCCGTTTTGCCGAAAAACTTGCAATGGATTCGGGTCTTGAGAAGGTCTATCTCGCGACCGGTGCGGCTTATGACACTGAAATGGCTGACCGGATTGCGGCCCACAAGGTCCAAAGAGGTGCAGGCTGGACCACGATCGAAGAACAGCTGGATCTTGCAAACCTGCTCTCGAGCGAATGCCGCGAAGACAGGGTTGTCCTCGTCGATTGCCTGACGCTTTGGCTGTCTAATATCACATTTGCCGAGAAAGACGTCGCCGCTGAATGCGCGAACCTTTGTACGGTGATCGGCTCGCTCAAGGGTCCAAGCATTTTCGTTTCGAACGAGGTCGGCATGGGTATCGTGCCGGAGAACAGACTTTCAAGGTCGTTCCGCGATGCGCAGGGCAGACTTAATCAGGATATCGCTCAGGCTTGCGGCCAGGTCGTTTTTGTCGGCGCGGGCCTGCCTTTGCTTTTGAAACCCAACCCCCAGATGGAAATCACACTATGA
- the cobW gene encoding cobalamin biosynthesis protein CobW, protein MTTSALQPGQKIPATIVTGFLGAGKTTLIRNLLQNANGRKIALIVNEFGDMGFDGSLVNGCADPDCAADEVVELTNGCICCTVADDFLPTMEMLLSRETPPEHIVIETSGLALPQPLVRAFSWPSVKTRVTVDGVVTVLDAAALAEGRIALDEAALEAQRAADEALDHESPVEELFHDQLRCADLVVLNKADLVAPDAMVSVEERIQGEVRPAVHIVSSEKGMLPIEVLLGRESAAENDMAMRHEHHHHDHDHDHHDDDHDHDDHHEHHDHHHHDDFESHVIDVQTFGSLRTLETKVLEAMRQKGVLRIKGAVGIDGKQAPAMVQAVGPRVETWFSAGADSSGRLVVIGLKGFDLNAVCELLGSVRQAA, encoded by the coding sequence ATGACGACAAGCGCTCTTCAACCGGGACAGAAGATTCCCGCAACGATCGTGACTGGGTTTCTTGGGGCGGGCAAAACCACTTTGATCCGCAATCTGCTCCAGAATGCAAACGGCAGAAAGATCGCGTTGATCGTGAACGAGTTTGGCGACATGGGGTTTGACGGGTCGCTCGTGAATGGCTGCGCGGATCCGGACTGTGCTGCGGACGAAGTGGTGGAACTCACCAATGGCTGCATCTGCTGCACAGTTGCCGATGATTTTCTGCCGACAATGGAAATGCTGCTGTCGCGAGAAACGCCACCAGAGCACATTGTGATTGAAACGTCCGGACTGGCGTTGCCGCAGCCGCTGGTGCGAGCATTTTCCTGGCCGAGTGTGAAAACGAGGGTCACCGTGGATGGCGTAGTAACCGTTCTCGATGCTGCGGCCCTCGCAGAAGGCCGCATTGCGCTCGACGAGGCTGCGCTCGAAGCCCAAAGGGCTGCCGATGAAGCGCTCGACCACGAAAGCCCTGTTGAGGAACTCTTTCATGATCAGCTTCGCTGCGCGGATCTCGTCGTTCTCAACAAGGCGGATCTTGTCGCACCGGATGCCATGGTGTCGGTAGAGGAACGGATCCAGGGTGAGGTCCGCCCTGCGGTGCACATTGTGTCGTCTGAAAAGGGAATGCTGCCCATTGAAGTTCTGCTTGGGCGCGAGTCTGCTGCTGAAAACGACATGGCGATGCGTCACGAGCATCACCATCATGACCATGACCATGACCACCACGACGACGATCACGACCATGACGATCACCACGAACATCACGACCACCATCATCACGACGACTTTGAAAGCCACGTGATCGACGTTCAAACCTTCGGATCATTGAGAACACTTGAGACCAAGGTTCTTGAGGCGATGAGGCAAAAAGGTGTCCTCAGGATCAAAGGCGCGGTCGGTATCGACGGGAAGCAGGCGCCCGCCATGGTGCAGGCCGTCGGACCGCGCGTTGAGACCTGGTTTTCTGCCGGAGCGGACTCATCCGGTCGCCTTGTCGTGATCGGTCTCAAGGGTTTTGACCTAAACGCAGT
- a CDS encoding N-acetylmuramic acid 6-phosphate etherase, with the protein MAKSKEFQSFRTMTLPTTEDRDPLSIGLSQKADEEILSIMLDRQVAALTAAGKAIPQIAKAANALQIAASSGGKIGYAGAGSAGLTAIADCLELPGTFGFQADRMRILYAGGAENLLHLEGVHEDDSLAGADDFRKSGLGNGDILIGVSASGSTPYTLGTFRAAKQVGTATIGIANNPETPLLSEADHPIFLQTPPEIIAGSTRLGAASAQKAVLNMISTLVALRLGHAVRGHMVNLVADNDKLRQRAQRILQDLTGCAPDAAAQALQSANGRVKVAVLMLQDGLDVNAAENVLALNDGNLRPFL; encoded by the coding sequence GTGGCGAAAAGCAAAGAGTTTCAGAGTTTCCGGACCATGACACTGCCGACGACAGAAGACCGCGATCCCCTCTCAATCGGGCTCTCTCAAAAGGCAGACGAGGAGATACTCTCCATTATGCTCGACCGGCAGGTCGCGGCGCTGACGGCGGCAGGTAAAGCCATTCCACAGATCGCCAAGGCGGCAAATGCTCTGCAAATTGCTGCGTCCAGCGGGGGCAAGATCGGCTATGCGGGAGCGGGAAGCGCGGGTTTGACAGCGATCGCGGATTGTCTTGAATTGCCGGGAACATTCGGTTTCCAGGCTGATCGCATGCGGATTCTCTACGCCGGCGGCGCGGAGAACCTCCTGCACCTGGAAGGTGTCCATGAAGATGACAGTCTTGCCGGAGCTGATGATTTCCGTAAATCCGGACTCGGCAACGGTGATATTCTGATTGGCGTCTCGGCGAGTGGATCGACCCCTTACACACTTGGCACGTTCCGGGCAGCGAAACAGGTCGGTACGGCAACTATCGGCATCGCCAACAATCCAGAAACGCCTCTCTTGTCCGAGGCTGACCACCCTATCTTCCTGCAAACTCCACCTGAAATCATTGCCGGTTCGACGCGGCTCGGCGCGGCCAGCGCGCAAAAGGCTGTGTTGAACATGATCTCGACCCTGGTAGCGCTCAGACTTGGGCATGCCGTCCGTGGTCACATGGTCAATCTCGTCGCGGATAACGACAAGCTCCGCCAGCGCGCTCAGCGTATTTTGCAGGATTTGACCGGATGTGCGCCAGATGCAGCTGCGCAAGCGCTTCAAAGCGCCAACGGCCGCGTGAAGGTTGCGGTTTTGATGTTGCAGGACGGTCTCGACGTGAACGCAGCGGAAAATGTGCTTGCCCTCAATGACGGCAACCTGCGTCCCTTTCTCTAG
- a CDS encoding SIS domain-containing protein has protein sequence MADTTLQMDCTHMRREIEEIPSAVRRVLSEAHPRAREIAEKAGAPVFLASVARGSSDHAAMFLKYASEIYLGLAMASLGPSVSSVYKSQVQLEKALLIAISQSGASPDILSVVESAKEQGAVTVGLTNTADSPLARLCTSTLDICAGPEKSVAATKTYVNSVVAGLLLLAEIGGDAALLNALADVPAEMEKAIAIDWTALAEPIERRGSLYVVGRGPGLAIANEAALKFKETCQIHAEAYSSAEVMHGPVSIVEDGYPVLVLGVRDAAQDGLARTADKMSAQGGIVFATTDKVEHANRLDYQSASHPLTDALTQIVSFYAFIEWFARHRGFNPDVPRHLNKVTQTV, from the coding sequence ATGGCAGACACAACGCTGCAGATGGACTGCACGCATATGCGCCGTGAAATCGAGGAAATCCCGAGCGCAGTGCGCCGGGTTCTGTCCGAGGCGCATCCGCGTGCACGTGAGATTGCAGAGAAGGCCGGTGCGCCGGTCTTTCTCGCAAGCGTGGCTCGTGGCTCCTCCGATCATGCAGCCATGTTCTTGAAGTACGCCTCTGAGATATATCTCGGACTGGCCATGGCGTCCCTCGGACCGTCTGTGTCATCGGTCTATAAATCGCAGGTCCAGCTCGAAAAGGCACTTTTGATCGCGATTTCCCAGTCTGGAGCCAGCCCTGATATTCTCTCCGTGGTCGAAAGCGCGAAGGAGCAGGGTGCCGTAACGGTTGGCCTGACCAACACGGCCGATAGTCCGCTCGCCAGGCTGTGCACCTCCACACTGGACATATGCGCCGGACCTGAAAAAAGTGTCGCCGCAACGAAGACCTACGTCAATTCGGTGGTTGCCGGCCTTTTGCTTCTGGCCGAAATCGGTGGAGACGCTGCGCTTTTAAATGCACTTGCTGACGTGCCGGCAGAAATGGAAAAAGCCATCGCTATCGACTGGACCGCCCTGGCGGAGCCGATTGAAAGACGCGGGTCGCTTTACGTCGTCGGACGCGGCCCGGGTCTGGCAATCGCCAATGAAGCGGCATTGAAATTCAAGGAAACCTGCCAGATCCACGCAGAAGCCTATTCTTCTGCGGAAGTGATGCATGGACCCGTCTCAATCGTGGAGGACGGGTATCCGGTGCTTGTGCTTGGTGTCCGGGATGCGGCACAGGACGGACTGGCCCGGACGGCCGACAAAATGTCTGCCCAGGGCGGCATTGTGTTTGCCACTACTGACAAGGTCGAACATGCGAACAGGCTCGACTACCAGTCCGCGAGCCACCCGTTGACCGACGCGCTAACGCAAATTGTCTCTTTCTATGCTTTTATCGAGTGGTTTGCCCGACATCGCGGCTTTAATCCCGATGTCCCCAGGCATCTGAACAAAGTCACGCAAACGGTATGA
- a CDS encoding ROK family protein encodes MTTCFDIGGTFIRHGALTKDGFVTEDGRLATPTNDWTAFVEAIGNRAGTQGDPISISLAGAFDARSGVADVANIPCLHRRHVQDELSKALERPVALINDANAFALAEAVSGTGRGKDVVFGIILGSGVGGGLVVAGNLVTGFGGMAGEWGHGPIVDPTAGGTIEGVGHYTCGCGQTGCVDATGSARGLERIHASLHGKTLSSRAITEAWHAHEDNAARTIDVYATLVSRALSVLVNTLGPDVIPVSGGLSNDEALLELIDIKTRSLVLADYSEPLIVRGTFAENGGLQGAGIHARKMFGEKA; translated from the coding sequence ATGACAACCTGTTTCGATATCGGCGGAACCTTCATACGCCATGGTGCGCTCACCAAAGACGGCTTTGTTACCGAAGACGGCCGTCTTGCAACCCCCACAAACGACTGGACGGCGTTCGTGGAGGCCATAGGGAACCGAGCTGGTACGCAGGGAGACCCGATTTCCATTTCGCTGGCTGGAGCGTTTGACGCGCGCAGTGGCGTGGCGGATGTTGCCAATATTCCCTGTCTTCATCGACGGCATGTTCAGGACGAACTTTCCAAGGCTCTGGAAAGACCTGTCGCCCTCATCAACGACGCGAATGCATTCGCTCTTGCCGAAGCGGTCAGCGGAACGGGCCGCGGCAAGGACGTGGTCTTCGGAATAATCCTCGGTTCAGGGGTCGGCGGCGGCCTGGTGGTTGCCGGTAACCTCGTTACGGGTTTTGGCGGCATGGCCGGCGAATGGGGCCATGGTCCCATTGTCGACCCGACAGCTGGCGGCACGATCGAGGGTGTCGGGCACTACACGTGTGGTTGCGGACAGACAGGCTGTGTCGATGCAACAGGTTCGGCAAGAGGGCTGGAACGCATTCACGCCTCGCTTCACGGCAAGACGCTTTCCAGCCGTGCCATTACCGAAGCCTGGCACGCGCATGAGGACAACGCGGCCAGAACGATTGATGTCTATGCGACCCTGGTATCAAGGGCGCTCTCCGTTCTCGTCAACACTCTGGGACCGGACGTAATCCCGGTCAGTGGCGGTCTTTCGAACGACGAAGCTCTTCTGGAGCTGATTGACATCAAAACACGTTCTCTTGTTCTTGCCGACTATTCCGAACCTCTCATTGTCAGGGGCACTTTTGCCGAGAACGGCGGATTGCAGGGTGCGGGAATTCACGCACGCAAGATGTTTGGAGAAAAGGCGTGA
- the nagA gene encoding N-acetylglucosamine-6-phosphate deacetylase yields MSEPAAYICARLFDGEAMHEDAALLVLDGLVAGHCAASAVPDGYASENLGDGILAPGLVDLQVNGGGGLMLGDAETLDDIARICKAHLPLGTTAMTPTLITDTRETTRRIVELGIAAAENTVAGFQGLHLEGPHLSASRKGAHDAGLIRPMDDDDSALYLKAADRLPSLMMTVAPETVTSAQITMLSNAGIHVSLGHTGAGYDRCRQAAEAGAACVTHLFNAMSPLQHREPGLVGTALDLGSLSAGLIADGLHVDPVAIRIALKSKTGPGSIFLVTDAMSQTGTDVTTFTLGERKIFRQDGKLTLADGTLAGADIDLPASVRFLVDRIGVDLETALAMATSIPADVINRPVGRLKTGRAADFVLFNGPDLGVKRVWLGGRSQ; encoded by the coding sequence ATGAGCGAACCGGCCGCATACATTTGTGCACGCCTCTTTGACGGCGAGGCGATGCATGAGGATGCCGCGCTCCTGGTGCTGGATGGACTGGTTGCCGGTCATTGCGCCGCGTCTGCAGTGCCGGATGGTTATGCGAGCGAAAATCTTGGCGACGGCATTCTGGCGCCGGGCCTCGTCGATCTTCAGGTCAATGGTGGCGGTGGCCTGATGCTCGGCGATGCCGAAACGCTCGATGACATCGCACGCATTTGCAAGGCGCACCTGCCGCTTGGAACAACGGCAATGACCCCGACACTGATTACCGACACACGCGAAACGACGCGAAGAATTGTCGAACTGGGGATTGCTGCGGCGGAAAACACCGTCGCCGGATTTCAAGGCCTGCACCTGGAAGGCCCGCATTTGTCTGCCAGTCGAAAGGGGGCGCATGACGCCGGGTTGATAAGGCCGATGGATGACGACGACAGCGCCCTTTACCTTAAAGCTGCTGATCGTCTTCCGAGTCTGATGATGACGGTAGCCCCTGAAACGGTCACATCCGCGCAGATAACCATGCTTTCAAATGCCGGCATCCATGTCAGCCTTGGACACACTGGTGCCGGATATGACCGTTGTCGCCAAGCCGCAGAAGCCGGAGCCGCCTGCGTGACGCATCTCTTCAATGCAATGAGCCCGCTTCAACACCGCGAACCCGGGTTGGTCGGTACCGCGCTTGATCTTGGCTCGTTGAGTGCAGGCCTCATCGCTGATGGGCTCCACGTCGATCCGGTCGCGATCAGGATCGCGCTGAAGTCGAAAACCGGGCCCGGCAGTATTTTTCTCGTGACCGACGCCATGTCACAGACCGGAACGGACGTGACCACCTTCACGCTCGGCGAACGCAAAATATTCAGGCAGGACGGAAAACTGACACTTGCCGACGGCACGCTCGCGGGCGCCGACATCGATCTGCCTGCGTCGGTCCGGTTCCTGGTTGATCGCATCGGTGTCGACCTGGAAACGGCACTTGCCATGGCAACCAGCATTCCGGCGGATGTCATCAACCGTCCGGTTGGCCGCCTAAAAACCGGTCGCGCAGCCGATTTCGTGCTCTTCAACGGGCCTGACTTAGGAGTAAAGCGGGTTTGGCTTGGCGGCCGGAGCCAGTAA
- a CDS encoding copper homeostasis protein CutC — translation MKANRLLEVCVDTIKGARIAAENGADRIELCAALSEGGLTPSSGMMSAASGLSVPVYAMIRPRSGDFRYSDVEKELMLKDIRAAEQNGMKGVVIGSVTDADRLDTAFLKPALQGTALNATLHRAFDTLSDFKTAIDDAVSVGFERVLTSGHQNTADEGCTVIREAVRYATGRISIMAGSGVTPANAARILKETGVEELHASCSMRQCALPASREVQLGFASATGQKLTDARLVRALRQAVDVR, via the coding sequence GTGAAGGCAAATCGCTTGCTTGAAGTTTGCGTCGACACGATCAAGGGCGCCCGGATTGCCGCCGAAAACGGTGCCGACCGGATAGAACTTTGCGCCGCTCTTTCCGAAGGCGGGTTGACGCCCTCAAGTGGTATGATGTCTGCCGCATCCGGTTTGTCAGTGCCGGTCTATGCGATGATCAGACCCCGGTCGGGAGACTTCAGGTATTCGGACGTCGAAAAAGAACTGATGCTCAAGGATATCAGGGCCGCAGAACAAAACGGTATGAAAGGTGTGGTGATCGGGTCCGTAACCGATGCAGACCGGCTGGACACCGCATTTTTGAAACCCGCACTTCAGGGAACGGCACTCAACGCGACGCTTCACCGCGCGTTCGACACTCTTTCTGATTTCAAAACCGCGATTGACGATGCTGTTTCTGTTGGTTTTGAGCGTGTTCTAACCTCCGGACACCAAAACACAGCCGATGAAGGATGCACCGTGATCCGGGAAGCGGTGCGCTACGCGACGGGACGGATCTCGATTATGGCTGGTTCTGGCGTCACCCCAGCAAATGCCGCCCGAATTCTGAAGGAGACAGGCGTTGAGGAATTACACGCCTCCTGTTCCATGCGGCAATGCGCCCTGCCCGCCTCCAGAGAGGTTCAACTCGGGTTCGCTTCAGCGACTGGACAGAAATTGACCGATGCCCGGCTGGTTCGGGCGCTGCGTCAGGCAGTCGATGTTCGATGA
- a CDS encoding GntR family transcriptional regulator, which translates to MTDFITMLENGDWLAGSSGPRYLQLRRRILQAIDEGVLKENEPLPSEREIASITELSRVTVRKAVAGLVEDEVVVQKRGSGSFVAPKVQKVEQRLSSLTSFSEDMARRGLEASSEWLRRGLYPASPEEMFTLGLSSGQRVARVDRLRKADGTPMAIERASLSERVLPDPEQVTTSLYEVLRSKGMQPVRAIQRISARNLEIVDAEILRVPAGSAGLKIERVSYHASGHVVEFTRSVYRGDAYDFIAELQIAEN; encoded by the coding sequence ATGACAGACTTCATAACCATGTTGGAAAACGGCGATTGGCTGGCGGGTTCAAGCGGCCCGAGATACCTGCAGTTGCGCCGCCGGATTTTGCAGGCAATTGACGAAGGTGTGCTGAAAGAGAACGAACCGCTTCCGTCTGAGCGTGAGATTGCCTCGATCACGGAACTTTCCCGTGTGACGGTGCGAAAAGCTGTAGCCGGTCTTGTTGAAGATGAGGTTGTCGTTCAAAAGCGTGGTAGCGGCTCCTTTGTTGCGCCAAAGGTGCAGAAAGTCGAACAGCGTCTTTCCAGCCTTACGTCATTCAGCGAAGACATGGCCCGGCGGGGTTTGGAGGCAAGCAGCGAATGGCTGCGGCGAGGGCTCTATCCGGCATCTCCGGAAGAAATGTTCACGCTTGGGCTGAGTTCGGGGCAACGCGTCGCGCGTGTCGACCGATTGCGCAAGGCCGACGGCACACCAATGGCGATCGAGCGGGCATCCTTGTCGGAACGCGTGCTTCCGGACCCGGAGCAGGTGACGACGTCTCTTTACGAGGTGCTGCGGTCAAAGGGAATGCAGCCGGTGCGCGCAATACAACGGATCTCGGCGCGAAATCTTGAAATCGTTGACGCTGAGATCCTCCGTGTCCCGGCAGGCTCTGCCGGTCTCAAGATTGAACGTGTTTCCTATCATGCGTCGGGGCATGTCGTTGAATTCACGCGATCCGTTTATCGCGGCGACGCCTATGACTTCATTGCAGAACTTCAAATCGCGGAAAATTAG